TCAATGGACGACTTCTGAGCAGCTTTCAGAATGGCGGGCAAATCGAGCTGACCAGTGCCCAGCGCTACATCGTTCTCCACCGCCGTGCCGCCCGACAAATTGCCAGCTACCCCTTTACGCAGGTCTTTCAGGTGCATCAGTTTAAAGCGCTTCGGGTATTTTTTGATCAGCGCAGCAGGGTCGGCACCGGGGAAAAAGGTCCAAAGAATATCCAGTTCGAAACTAACATACTGCGGATCGGTATGCTGAACGATGTAATCGAACAGGGTGCCGTCCTCGTATTTTTCGAACTCATAGCCGTGGTTATGGTAGCAGAACGTCAGGCCAAACTCATCTTTCAACTGCTTACCAATTCGGTTGAAGGTTTCAACGGCTTTCTGCGCATCCGTCAGCGTAAATGGGGGCTTTGCCATAATCCAGGCCACCCGAACATAACTCGCTCCCAGGGTTTTGGCATTTTTACCCACTTCGCTGGTTTTGTTCTGCGCATCGGCATAGCTAACCCCAAACGACGAGCATTTCATGCTGCGTTCATCAA
This window of the Spirosoma aerolatum genome carries:
- a CDS encoding sugar phosphate isomerase/epimerase family protein; this translates as MKKKLLAFVILLSFGVAQAQKKVFPQTPGMVSYTYRDSFAKNVPATLDTIKALGITDMEFSNLFGKTAAELRTLLDERSMKCSSFGVSYADAQNKTSEVGKNAKTLGASYVRVAWIMAKPPFTLTDAQKAVETFNRIGKQLKDEFGLTFCYHNHGYEFEKYEDGTLFDYIVQHTDPQYVSFELDILWTFFPGADPAALIKKYPKRFKLMHLKDLRKGVAGNLSGGTAVENDVALGTGQLDLPAILKAAQKSSIEHYYIEDESPSYATQVPQTIAYLNQLK